In Flavobacterium sp. GSB-24, the genomic window GATTCCGATTACAAAACCGTTTACTTTTGCGTTATTGGCATAATTTTTTAACCACTCTACAATATGCGTATTTACTTTTTCTGTCTGAATTGTACTTTTTTTAGCCATAATAGTTTAAGTTTTAAAATGCAGGGATGTATATTTGCAGAATTATTTCAAAGTATACATTTACTTTAAATTCTGGTAACACAAATCTAATTAAAATAAAATGAAAATTTATCGCTTTGCAGTGGTTCTGTGCCTGTTTTTTTTGTCTTGCGATCAAAAATCTAAGGTTGAAAAAGAAGTAGAAGAAATTCCCGTTGATATAAAAGTAGAACGTTTTGATAAGGTATTTTTTGAGACCAAACCTCAAGATCTTGCAAAGGTGAAAAAACAATATCCTTTTTTCTTTCCTGCCGGCAACGATGACAATATTTGGTTGCAGAAAATGAACGATCCGATCTGGAAGGAAGTTTATGAAGAGGTACAAAAAAAATACAGCAATTTTGAACCAGTTCGTAAAGAGTTTGATGCTCTTTTTCAACACGTAAAATATTATTTCCCTAAAACTAAAATTCCAAAAGTCATTACAGTTATTGGTGAGATGGATTATAGTGCAAAAGCAATTTATGCAGATAGCCTTGTAATTGTAGCTTTAGAACTCTATCTGGGGAAAGATCATAAGTTTTATGAATTTCCAAACTATTTAAAACAGAATTTTGAGGAAAGACAGATTATGCCAGATGTAGTTTCGAGTTTTTCTTACCGAAATATCCCAAATTTACCAGACAGGAGTTTAGTGGCTCAAATGGTTTTTGAAGGAAAACAGCTTTATGCAAAAGACCTGCTTCTTCCAGATTATACAGATGCAGAAAAAATGGGTTATACACCAGAGCAGATTAAATGGTGTGAAGAAAATGAAGCCTATATGTGGCGTTATTTTATAGAAAATGAAATGCTTTACAGCGATGATCCAAAATTGACGACGCGATTTATGACACCAGCTCCTTTTTCTAAATTTTATTTGGAAATAGACAACGATTCTCCAGGCCGTGTAGGTGCTTGGATTGGGTGGCAGATGGTGCGTTCTTATATGAAAAACAATAATGTTTCTTTAGCTGAATTGTTTAAAGTTCAGCCGAAAGAGATTTTCGAAAAATCAAAATATAAACCTAAGAAATAATGGCAGACACAATAAATTCAGAGATTAAATTCAACGTAGAATTAGACGAAAACCGCGTTCCCGAAAAATTAACTTGGAGCGCTCAAGATGGCGGAGTTAACGCTGAAGAAGCAAAAGCTATAATGTTGTCTATTTGGGACAGTAAAGCAAAAGAAACAATGCGTATCGATTTATGGACAAAAGATATGCCGGTAGACGAAATGAAGATTTTCTTCCACCAGACTCTAGTAGCAATGTCAGATACTTTTAAACGTGCTACAGACGATGAAAAAATGTCTGACACCATGAAAGATTTCTGTGATTATTTTGCTGAAAAATTGGAGCTGACAAAACAATAAAAATTCTAATAAAAAGAAGAAATCCCAAATGCCAAACTTTAAAAATTGGAATTTGGGATTTTTTATTTCCTCTTTAAGGTATCTTCTTTCGCTTTTAAAATAAAATTAATCAAAAATTTTAAGGAGGTTTATTTTTATAGATTACTTTAGTAAGGTAAAATTAATTGTATGCTGTTCCCATTTCTAGTAAGTCTTGTCGGATTATTTTTTTTGTTGTTAAATAGCATTCTTTTTTATACGACGCGAAAAAACAAAGATGTCCAGTATTTCATAATTACGGTTTATCTGATGTTTTTATTTGTGCAGGAATTGTGCTGTAATATTATTGGGTTTTATAGACCGGGATCAAATTTTTTCCTTTCCCATTACTACTTTATTTTTCAATTTATTGCTTTAAGTATATTCTTCTGGAGTTTGTTTACAAATGTTAGGTTGAAAAATACAGTACTTTTTTTTCTTGTACTGGTTTTAATTTTATTGGCGATACAATATTACAGAAAACCAGATCTTTACTGGAAGTTTAATTTGTTTGAAATTGGTGTTACCTCAGTGTTACTGATTGTATATGCACTTACTTTTGTGATACAAAATATTCGAATTGCTAAACTAGATTATTTGTATTTCTCTAATGGATTGATAATTTACCTTATCAGCAGTTTAAGTATTTTTTTGAGTGGTAATACCGATTCAGTAATTTTTACAGAACCATTTGTACTTGATTTTTGGTTTTTTAATTCTTTGTTTTACATCTTGTATCAATTCTTAATATTTAAAGAATGGAAAGTTTTAAGATATAAAAGGAATGCTAATGAATTCAAGTTGAAAGATATTCTCTAATTTTATAAAACTGATGACTAATAATAAAAAAACTCCAAATTCCATTTTTAATACTTTGGAATTTGGAGTTTAAATATTTAGAATTGATGTTTTTAAATAGAATTTAAAAATCCGCTGTTGTTTTTAAAAACTTCTTGGTTTACTTCATCAATGTAAGACAAAAGTTCTTCTTTTCCGATTGATTCTGTAGATGAGGTTACGAAATATTGCGGCATTTCAGCCCAGTTGTTGGCATACATTTGTTTTTTGTAAGCAGCAATATGAGAGTCTACTTTTACTTTACTGATTTTATCAGCTTTAGTGAAAATAATACAAAACGGAATTTCGCTTTCTCCCATATAAGACATAAATTCAATGTCTATTTTTTGGGCTTCGTGGCGAATATCAATCAAAACAAAAGCACAGACCAATTGTTCTCTGTTTTCAAAATAATCAGTAATAAACTGCTGAAAAACAGATTTTGTTTTTTTTGAAACTTTAGCATAACCATAACCTGGTAAATCGACTAAAAACCAATTATTGTTGATTTTAAAGTGATTTATTAATTGAGTTTTTCCTGGTCTTCCAGATGTTTTTGCTAAATTTTTATGGTTGGTAATCATGTTTATCAACGATGATTTACCTACGTTTGATCGGCCTATAAATGCGTATTCCGGCAGAAACTCAGCTGGGCATTTTGAAGCATCAGAATTACTGATAATAAATTCGGCGCTATTAATTTTCATGTATTTTGTTTTTTAAAACCTTCTTAAAATCGAAAGTCAGAGGCTATAATTTCTGCTCGGTGAGCCATTTCTCTAGAATTTCATTAAATTCATCAGGATGTTCCATCATAGCGGCATGTCCACATTTGTCAATCCAATACAAAGTTGAATTTGGCAATAATTTATCAAATTCTTCTGCAACATTTGGCGGTGTAACAGAATCATTTTTACCCCAAATAATGCAGGTTTCTACATCCATTTTTGGTAAATCTTTAGCCATATTATGACGAATTGCACTTTTAGCAATCGTTAAAGTTTTAATTAATTTGATGCGGTCATTAGCGGTTGCGTACACTTCATCAATAAGCTCAGGAGTTGCAATTTTTGGGTCATAAAATACATCTTCAGCTTTCTTCCTGATGTATTCGTAATCACCTCTTCTAGGGTAACTGTCTCCCATTGCACTCTCGTAAAGACCAGAACTTCCAGTGATTACAAGTCCAGCAACTTTTTCGGGATAAAGCTTTGTGTGGTACAATGCGATATGTCCTCCTAAAGAATTTCCGAGAAGAATTACTTTGTCAAATCCTTTAAAAGTAATAAAATCTTTTACGTACTTGGCAAAACTTTTTACGTTAGTTTTTAAAATACTTTGAGTATATATTGGCAAATCCGGGATAACAACTTTATATCCTTTTGTTGGGAAATATTGTGCTACACCATCAAAGTTACTAAGACCTCCCATTAACCCATGCAGAATAACGATAGGTGTACCTTCTCCAGCTTCAAAATAGCTGTATTTGCCTTCTTTTTTGTAGTGTTTGTCCATCTAATCTAATGCCAATTTCAATTTCGACAAATATAGGGTTAAATAAATAAAAATGAATTTTTGCTGCCATTTTTTAACTAGATAATTTCGGTAGAATTTCTAATCCGTTAAAAACCAGTAATTAATGCATGTTTTGTTAAAATCTTAAAATGTTAATAAATCTGCATTATAATCAATTTTTTAAGAAAATTAGCGCATTATTTTTTCGAATGAATAACGTATTTATTAATCTGTTAATTAATAGTTAATGTATTGATTGTTTGTTAATTATAGAAAGTGGTATCAATGTGGTTAAACTTATTAACAAAGTGGTATAAAGTGGTAAAATGTGGTAATATTTTTTATATTTTTGCTGTATAACATGTTAACTAGTTTTTTTTGAACACAATTGTTGGAACATATGAATGTAAAGTCGATGCTAAAGGGAGGCTAATGATGCCCGCACCTTTGAAAAAGCAATTGACGGCTTCTCTTCAAAGCGGGTTTGTTTTGAAGCGTTCTGTTTTTCAGCCGTGTTTAGAATTGTATCCAATGGAAGAATGGGATGCGATGATGAAAAAAATAAACAAGCTTAATCGCTTTGTAAAAAAGAATAACGATTTCATTAGGAGGTTTACTGCTGGTGTTAAAGTGGTTGAGGTTGATGCATTAGGAAGACTGCTTGTTCCAAAAGATTTGGTAACGTTTGCTAGTATTTCTAAAGATGTGGTTTTTTCATCTGCGGTTAATATTGTGGAGATTTGGGATAAAGATTTATACGAAAAATCAATAAGCGGCGAAGATATGGATTTTGCAGATTTAGCCGAAGAAGTAATGGGAAATATTAATGACGACGACAATGGAATATCATAATCCGGTTTTGCTTCATCCAACAGTAGATGGTTTAAATATTAAACCTGACGGTGTGTATGTAGATGTTACGTTTGGAGGCGGTGGTCATTCAAAAGAAATTTTAAAAAGATTAGGGCCAAACGGAAGGCTGTTTGCATTTGATCAAGACGAAGATGCACTTGCAAATGCATTGCCAGACGAAAGGTTTACCTTGATAAATGAGAATTTTAGGTTTTTAAAAAGATTTTTACGTTTTCACGGAGTAAAATCGGTAGACGGAATCTTGGCAGATTTGGGAGTTTCGTCACATCAGTTCGATGTTCCAGAAAGAGGTTTTTCAACCAGATTTGATGCCGAACTAGATATGCGGATGAGTCAAAAAAATGATTTGAATGCTTATCGGGTGGTTAACGAATATGAAGAACAGGATTTACGTCGTGTTTTTTTTGATTATGGGGAGTTGAAGAATGCACCAGTTTTAGCAAGAACAATTGTAGAGGCAAGAAGAGATTATCCGATCAAAACGACAGACGAATTAAAAGATGTTTTGAAGAAATATTTGCCAGAGAAAGTTCGAAATAAAATATTGGCCCAGATTTATCAGGCTATTCGAATTGAGGTAAATCAGGAAATGGATGTTTTGAAAGAATTCATCGAGCAGTCATTGGAGGTTTTAAAACCAGGAGGAAGATTTTCTGTAATCTCTTATCATTCTTTAGAAGATCGTCTGGTAAAAAGATTTATCAAAAACGGAATGTTTGAAGGAGAACCAGAAAGAGATTTTTTCGGAAATTTTTCAGTTCCATTTAAAACAATAGGAAAATTGATTGTTCCAGATAATGAGGAAATCAAAATCAATAATAGAGCAAGAAGTGCCAAATTAAGAGTTGCTGAAAAGATATAATATATATTAAGGTAGGAAAAAATGAAAAGCGGCGTGTTTAGCATATTAAAAGCAAGATTTCTGATACATGATGATGCGGTAAAAAATTGGCGTTTTATTGTTTTTATAATTCTGCTGGCCATTTTGATGATTGCAAATACACAGCGATACGAGCAAAAGGTTTTTGAAATTGCGAAATTAAGCAACGAAGTAAAAGAATTGAGGTCTGAATTTGTAGATCGACGTTCAGAATTAATGAAATTAAAAATGGAGTCAACGATTTCTGATAAAATGAAGGAAAAACAAATTTTTCCTTCTACAGTTCCTCCAGTTAAAATAGAAGTTACAAAAGAAGAAGAAAAAAATTTCTTTAAAAGAATATGGCAGTAGAAGATAAACATATATCCTACAGAATTTACCTCGTAGCAGTTTTCATCTTTTTGATGGCAATTGCTATTGTAGTTAAGTTAACCAATATTCAGTGGGTTGAAGGAGATTATTATAGAAAACTGGCTAAACAGCGTACAGTTAGAAATTTTGTAATTCCGGCAAACAAAGGAAATATTTATTCTGCTGATGGAAGTTTATTGGCAACCTCAATTCCGAACTATGAAATTCGTTTTGATGCAAAAGCACCAAAAAAAGAAACTTTTGAGAAGTATGTAAAGCAATTAGCAGATTCTTTAGAAACTGTTTTAGACAGACCATCAGGTTATTACGAAAAAGAATTAAGAAAAGCGCGCGAAAATAAAAACCGTTATTATTTGATTGCCCGCAATTTAAGTTATACCGAATATGTGAAAATTAAAGGTTTTCCATTATTTAATTTAGGCGCTTTTAAAGGTGGGATTATAGTTGAACAAGAAACCGTTAGAAAACATCCAATTGGAAAAATTGCAGAAAGAACAATTGGTTACGACCGAGTTGATCCTGCAACAGGTGTAGAAGTTGGAAAAGGAATTGAGTGGGCTTTTAAGAGTTATTTGAACGGGAAAGACGGTAAAATTCTAAAACAAAAAATTGCAAAAGGGCAGTGGAAACCAATTCGTGATTTGAATGAAGTAGATCCAATTGATGGTTATGATGTTATTTCGACTATAGACGTTTTTATTCAGGATATTGCGCATCATGCTTTGCTGAAACAATTGCAAGATTATGAAGCAGATCACGGCTGTGTTGTAGTTATGGAAACACAAACAGGCCATGTGAAAGCAATTTCAAATTTAGGAAGAGCAGAGGACGGATCGTATTACGAAACAACAAATTACGCAATTGCCGAATCTCACGAACCAGGTTCAACTTTTAAGCTGGTCGACTTGATGGCAATTTTGGATGATAAAGTAGCTGATACAAGTACAGTTTATGACAGCCATAACGGTGTAGTTAAATATTATGGAAGATCAGTTCGTGACTCGCACAACGGAGGTTATGGAAAGGTTTCATTAGCACGTGGATTTGAACTTTCATCAAATACTGTAATGGTTCAAGCGGTTTATGAAAATTACAAAAATAACCCATCTAAGTTTGTAAATCATGTCAATAGTTATGGCTTAAATAAGACGCTGGGATTGCATTTCAAAGGAGAAGGAAGACCATATATACCACAGCCAGGAGACAAACATTGGTCAGGAGTTTCGCTTCCTTGGATGGCATTTGGATATGGAGTTTCAGTTACACCAATGCAGACTTTGGCATTATACAATTCAGTTGCAAATGATGGTGTGATGGTAAAACCGCAGTTTGTGTCTGAAATTAAAGAGTGGAATAAAACTATCAAGAAATTTGATGTTGAAGTTATAAATCCAAAAGTTTGTTCTCCAGAAACATTAAAGAAAGTGAAAGCAGTACTGCTGAATGTAGTGAAGAAAGGGACAGGTTCTAAATTGTATTCGAAAGATTTTTCGATGGCAGGAAAAACAGGAACAGCTCAAATGAATTATGGAGGAAAAGAAGGAAAATCAGCGTTGTATTATGCTTCTTCTTTTGTGGGTTATTTTCCAGCAGATCATCCTAAATATTCTTGTATTGTAGTGGTTCATAAGCCAAATACGGCTAAGAATAACTATTACGGAGCAGATGTTGCAGGGCCAGTCTTTAAAAGAATCGCTCAAAAGATTTTTACTGATGCGCCTTCAACAAATAAGATTAAAAAATTAGATACTAGAATTCCAAAACAGGATGCTAGTTATGATAAATATATTGTAGAAGCCAATAAAAAGGTTAATCAGATTCCGAATTTAAAAGGAATGCCGGGAATGGATGCAATTGCTTTACTGGAGAATTTAGGTTTAAAAGTAAAAGTAAATGGAATGGGGAAAGTAAAGAATCAATCGATTCAAGCGGGAACCAATATTAGCAAAAACACAACAATTGTATTAGAATTATCGTGAAAATATTAAAAGACATATTATATAAAGTAGCTATTGAATCTGTAAAAGGTTCAACAGAAACTGCTATTCAGAAAATTGAATTTGATTCACGTAAAGTCGAAGCAAATGATGTTTTCGTGGCAATTCGTGGTTCACTTTCAAATGGACATGATTATATTGAAAAAGCAATTCAATTAGGAGCAAAAGCAATCATTTGCGATACGCTTCCAGAAAATATTACCAAAGATGTTACGTACATTCAGGTAAAAGATACCAATACAGCTTTGGCTTTTATGGCTGCTAATTATTTTGAAGATCCATCTGCAAAATTAAAATTAGTTGGTGTAACTGGAACAAACGGAAAAACAACAATTGCATCCTTATTATTTCAATTGTTTCAAAAAGCAGGTTTTAAAGTTGGTTTATTATCAACTGTAAAAATCATGGTTGATGAAAAAGAATATCCAGCAACGCATACAACGCCAGATTCGCTAACAATTAATCATTATTTAAATGAAATGGTCGAAGCTGGAGTTACACATTGTTTTATGGAAGTGAGTTCGCATGGAATTCATCAAAAACGTACTGAAGCATTGCATTTTGTAGGTGGAATATTTACGAATCTATCACACGATCATTTAGATTATCATCCAACTTTTGCAGAATACAGAGATGTTAAAAAGTCGTTTTTTGATTCACTTCCAAAATCAGCTTTCGTTTTATCTAACATAGATGATAAAAACGGAACTGTAATGCTGCAAAATACAGCTGCTAAAAAACAGACGTACGCCTTAAAATCTTATGCCGATTACAGAGCTCAGATTTTAGAAAGCCAATTATCAGGATTATTATTAAAAGTTAATGATAATGAGGTTTGGGTAAAGCTAATTGGAACTTTTAATGCATACAATGTTTTAGCTATTTATGGAACAGCTGTAGAGCTTGGAATTGATAGTCTTGAAGCGTTGCGCTTACTATCTGATTTAGAAAGTGTTTCGGGTCGTTTTCAGTATATTGTATCAGACGGAGGAATTACGGCTGTTGTAGATTACGCACATACGCCAGACGCTTTAGAAAATGTTTTGAAGACGATAAATGATATTCGTACCAAAAATGAACAGTTAATCACTGTTGTGGGTTGTGGCGGAAATAGAGATAAAACGAAACGTCCTATTATGGCGAAAATTGCTTCAGATTTGAGTGATAAAGCTATTCTGACTTCTGATAATCCAAGAAATGAAGATCCAGAAGTCATTTTGGATGAAATGGAGCAGGGAGTGGAGCCTCACAACTATAAAAAAATGCTGCGAATTACAGATAGAAAACAAGCTATTAAAACCGCTTGTCAATTGGCTCAGCCAAAAGATATTATTCTGATTGCCGGTAAAGGACATGAAACGTATCAGGAAATAAATGGTGTTCGTCATCATTTTGATGATATGGAAACAGTAAAGGAAATTTTAGAACAATTGAACAAATAACAAAATCAAAATTCCAAATTCCAAAATCCAATGCAACATTGGAATTGGTCTCGAAGTTTCGGGATAAAAATTGGAATTTTAATTCAAAATTGGAATTTAAAATAAAAGATATATGCTATACTATTTATTTGAATATTTTGACAAGACATTAGATTTACCTGGAACAGGAGTGTTTCAGTACATCACATTTAGATCGGCTTTGGCATTTATGCTTTCATTGCTTTTATCAACAATTTATGGTAAAAGGGTAATTAATTTTCTTCGACGCCAGCAAGTTGGAGAAACTGTTCGTGAACTAGGTCTTGCAGGTCAAAATGAAAAAGCTGGTACACCAACAATGGGCGGATTGATTATCATTTTTGCCACATTAGTTCCAGTTTTGTTATTTGCTCGATTACATAACATTTATATAGTATTGCTTATTGTAACTACATTATGGATGGGAACAATTGGTTTTGTTGACGATTACATCAAAATATTTAAAAAAGATAAACAAGGACTTAAAGGTATTTTTAAAGTTATTGGTCAGGTTGGATTAGGAATTATCGTTGGAGCTGTTCTTTATTTTAACCCTGCTGTTACAGTAAGAACAGATACAGGACGTACGGATGTTTTTAAAACAAGCACTGCAAATACAACTGTTGTGTTATCTGCACCTGTAGAAGAGAAATCAACAGCAACAACAATTCCATTTGTAAAAAACAATGAATTTGACTATGCTGAAATCTTGTCGTTTATGGGAGATGGATATGAAAAATGGGCTTGGTTAATATTTATTCCAGTTGTAATTTTTATCATCACAGCGGTTTCAAACGGAGCCAATTTAACAGATGGAATCGATGGACTCGCCGCAGGAACTTCGGCAATTTCTGTCCTTGCCCTCGGTATATTCACGTTTGTTTCTGGAAATATTATTTTCTCGAATTATCTAAATATTATGTATATCCCCAATTCGGGAGAAATGACGGTTTTTATTTCAGCTTTTGTTGGAGCGCTGATTGGTTTTCTTTGGTACAATTCATATCCGGCATCTGTCTTTATGGGTGATACAGGTAGTTTAACAATTGGAGGAATTATCGCTGTTTTGGCAATTGCAGTTCGTAAAGAAATATTGATTGTTTTGTTCTGTGGTATTTTCTTAGCAGAAAGTGCTTCAGTAATTATTCAAGTATCTTATTTTAAATATACAAAAAAGAGGTTTGGTGAAGGTCGAAGAATTTTCTTGATGTCGCCGCTTCATCATCATTATCAGAAAAAAGGATATCATGAAAGTAAAATAGTGACCCGTTTCTGGATTGTTGCAGTGATGTTAGCCATATTGTCAATTATTACTTTAAAATTAAGATAAATGAGGCTAGTAGTACTTGGGGGAGGAGAAAGTGGAGTTGGAACCGCAATCCTCGGGAAAAAACAAGGATACGATGTTTTCGTGTCAGATTTTGGAAAGATAAAAGAGAGTTACAAAGAAGTTCTTATCATTAATAAAATTGCCTGGGAAGAAGAGCAGCATACAGAAGATTTGATTTTGAATGCCGATGTCGTAATGAAAAGCCCAGGAATTCCAGATAAATCACCAATAGTAAAAAAGCTGGTTGCAGCAGGGATTAAGGTGATTTCTGAAATTGAATTTGCAGCACCTTTTACAGAAGCAATGACAATAGGAATTACTGGAAGTAACGGTAAGACAACAACAACAATGCTGACTTATCATTTGCTGAAATCGGCAGGATTAAATGTCGGTTTAGGCGGTAATATCGGAAAGAGCTTTGCTTGGCAGGTAGCCGAAAATAAATTTGATGCATACGTTCTTGAATTAAGCAGTTTTCAGTTAGACGGAATAATAGATTACAGACCAGATATTGCCATAATAACCAATATTAGTCCAGACCATTTAGATCGATACGAATATAAATATCAAAATTATATTAATTCGAAATTCCGGATAACGATGAACCAGACCGAAAGCGACTATCTCATTTACGATGCAGACGATGAGGCAAGCACAGAATGGTTAAAGAGTAACAAAACAAAAGCAAAATTAATTCCTTTTTCATTAACGAAAACATTCGATGAAGGGGCTTCTATAAATAACAACAAAATGGAAATAAAGATCAACCAAGAAGAGTTTACAATGGAAACAGAATACATTGCGTTAGAAGGAAAACATAATATGAAAAATGCAATGGCAGCAAGCTCTGTGGCGAAATTGATGCAGATTAGAAATGCAACTATTCGTGAAAGTTTATCTAATTTTCAAGGTGTTGAGCACCGTTTAGAAAAAGTATTAAAAATACAAAACGTTCAATATATCAATGACTCAAAAGCGACCAATGTAAATGCTACATTCTTTGCTTTAGATAGTATGAATGTTCCAACCGTGTGGATCGTGGGTGGTGTTGACAAAGGAAACGATTATAACGAATTAATGTCATTAGTCCGCGAAAAAGTAAAAGCGATTATTTGTTTAGGAGTAGACAACCGTAAAATTATAGATGCTTTTGGAAACGTTGTTGATATTATGGTTGAAGTGAACAATATGAACGATGCAGTAAAAACGGCTCAAAGATTAACAGAAAAAGGTGATGCAGTATTGTTGTCTCCAGCCTGCGCAAGTTTTGATTTATTTGAAAACTACGAAGACAGAGGAAAACAATTTAAGCAAGCGGTACACAACTTGTAGAATAAAAGTTTCAAGTTTCAAGTTTCATGTTATGAGGAACTTGAAACCTGAAACAAAAGAAACCTGAAACTAAAAACAATGAAGCAATTAGTAAACAAACTAAAAGGAGATAGGGTAATATGGTCATTTGTGGCTTTATTGGCGTTATTTTCGTTTATGCCTGTTTTTAGTGCGAGTAGTAATCTGGCTTATATTGGTCATGGAACCGGTAATACATTGGGTTATTTGGTAAAACATTTGGCTCACGTTTGTATAGGTTTTCTAATTATATACTGGGTTCACAAAGTGCCGTATCATTATTTTAGAGCGATTTCTAAAATAGCGCTTCCAGTAGTTTGGATTCTATTATTGTACACATTATTAAAAGGAACCGTAATTGCGGGCGCAAATGCAAGTCGATGGATTCAGGTTCCGTTTATTGGAATCACGTTTCAGACTTCGACTCTAGCAGCAAGCGTATTGTTTATTTATGTTGCGCGTTATTTGTCAAAAAAGAAAGAAGAAAATGAGCCGTTTCAAACCTCATTTATTCAACTTTGGATTCCGGTATTTATCACTTTGGCACTTATATTACCAGCCAACTT contains:
- the gldB gene encoding gliding motility lipoprotein GldB, with protein sequence MKIYRFAVVLCLFFLSCDQKSKVEKEVEEIPVDIKVERFDKVFFETKPQDLAKVKKQYPFFFPAGNDDNIWLQKMNDPIWKEVYEEVQKKYSNFEPVRKEFDALFQHVKYYFPKTKIPKVITVIGEMDYSAKAIYADSLVIVALELYLGKDHKFYEFPNYLKQNFEERQIMPDVVSSFSYRNIPNLPDRSLVAQMVFEGKQLYAKDLLLPDYTDAEKMGYTPEQIKWCEENEAYMWRYFIENEMLYSDDPKLTTRFMTPAPFSKFYLEIDNDSPGRVGAWIGWQMVRSYMKNNNVSLAELFKVQPKEIFEKSKYKPKK
- the gldC gene encoding gliding motility protein GldC, producing the protein MADTINSEIKFNVELDENRVPEKLTWSAQDGGVNAEEAKAIMLSIWDSKAKETMRIDLWTKDMPVDEMKIFFHQTLVAMSDTFKRATDDEKMSDTMKDFCDYFAEKLELTKQ
- the yihA gene encoding ribosome biogenesis GTP-binding protein YihA/YsxC, whose amino-acid sequence is MKINSAEFIISNSDASKCPAEFLPEYAFIGRSNVGKSSLINMITNHKNLAKTSGRPGKTQLINHFKINNNWFLVDLPGYGYAKVSKKTKSVFQQFITDYFENREQLVCAFVLIDIRHEAQKIDIEFMSYMGESEIPFCIIFTKADKISKVKVDSHIAAYKKQMYANNWAEMPQYFVTSSTESIGKEELLSYIDEVNQEVFKNNSGFLNSI
- a CDS encoding alpha/beta hydrolase, with product MDKHYKKEGKYSYFEAGEGTPIVILHGLMGGLSNFDGVAQYFPTKGYKVVIPDLPIYTQSILKTNVKSFAKYVKDFITFKGFDKVILLGNSLGGHIALYHTKLYPEKVAGLVITGSSGLYESAMGDSYPRRGDYEYIRKKAEDVFYDPKIATPELIDEVYATANDRIKLIKTLTIAKSAIRHNMAKDLPKMDVETCIIWGKNDSVTPPNVAEEFDKLLPNSTLYWIDKCGHAAMMEHPDEFNEILEKWLTEQKL
- the mraZ gene encoding division/cell wall cluster transcriptional repressor MraZ, which produces MNTIVGTYECKVDAKGRLMMPAPLKKQLTASLQSGFVLKRSVFQPCLELYPMEEWDAMMKKINKLNRFVKKNNDFIRRFTAGVKVVEVDALGRLLVPKDLVTFASISKDVVFSSAVNIVEIWDKDLYEKSISGEDMDFADLAEEVMGNINDDDNGIS
- the rsmH gene encoding 16S rRNA (cytosine(1402)-N(4))-methyltransferase RsmH — protein: MTTTMEYHNPVLLHPTVDGLNIKPDGVYVDVTFGGGGHSKEILKRLGPNGRLFAFDQDEDALANALPDERFTLINENFRFLKRFLRFHGVKSVDGILADLGVSSHQFDVPERGFSTRFDAELDMRMSQKNDLNAYRVVNEYEEQDLRRVFFDYGELKNAPVLARTIVEARRDYPIKTTDELKDVLKKYLPEKVRNKILAQIYQAIRIEVNQEMDVLKEFIEQSLEVLKPGGRFSVISYHSLEDRLVKRFIKNGMFEGEPERDFFGNFSVPFKTIGKLIVPDNEEIKINNRARSAKLRVAEKI
- a CDS encoding FtsL-like putative cell division protein, giving the protein MKSGVFSILKARFLIHDDAVKNWRFIVFIILLAILMIANTQRYEQKVFEIAKLSNEVKELRSEFVDRRSELMKLKMESTISDKMKEKQIFPSTVPPVKIEVTKEEEKNFFKRIWQ
- a CDS encoding penicillin-binding protein, with amino-acid sequence MAVEDKHISYRIYLVAVFIFLMAIAIVVKLTNIQWVEGDYYRKLAKQRTVRNFVIPANKGNIYSADGSLLATSIPNYEIRFDAKAPKKETFEKYVKQLADSLETVLDRPSGYYEKELRKARENKNRYYLIARNLSYTEYVKIKGFPLFNLGAFKGGIIVEQETVRKHPIGKIAERTIGYDRVDPATGVEVGKGIEWAFKSYLNGKDGKILKQKIAKGQWKPIRDLNEVDPIDGYDVISTIDVFIQDIAHHALLKQLQDYEADHGCVVVMETQTGHVKAISNLGRAEDGSYYETTNYAIAESHEPGSTFKLVDLMAILDDKVADTSTVYDSHNGVVKYYGRSVRDSHNGGYGKVSLARGFELSSNTVMVQAVYENYKNNPSKFVNHVNSYGLNKTLGLHFKGEGRPYIPQPGDKHWSGVSLPWMAFGYGVSVTPMQTLALYNSVANDGVMVKPQFVSEIKEWNKTIKKFDVEVINPKVCSPETLKKVKAVLLNVVKKGTGSKLYSKDFSMAGKTGTAQMNYGGKEGKSALYYASSFVGYFPADHPKYSCIVVVHKPNTAKNNYYGADVAGPVFKRIAQKIFTDAPSTNKIKKLDTRIPKQDASYDKYIVEANKKVNQIPNLKGMPGMDAIALLENLGLKVKVNGMGKVKNQSIQAGTNISKNTTIVLELS
- a CDS encoding UDP-N-acetylmuramoyl-L-alanyl-D-glutamate--2,6-diaminopimelate ligase, yielding MKILKDILYKVAIESVKGSTETAIQKIEFDSRKVEANDVFVAIRGSLSNGHDYIEKAIQLGAKAIICDTLPENITKDVTYIQVKDTNTALAFMAANYFEDPSAKLKLVGVTGTNGKTTIASLLFQLFQKAGFKVGLLSTVKIMVDEKEYPATHTTPDSLTINHYLNEMVEAGVTHCFMEVSSHGIHQKRTEALHFVGGIFTNLSHDHLDYHPTFAEYRDVKKSFFDSLPKSAFVLSNIDDKNGTVMLQNTAAKKQTYALKSYADYRAQILESQLSGLLLKVNDNEVWVKLIGTFNAYNVLAIYGTAVELGIDSLEALRLLSDLESVSGRFQYIVSDGGITAVVDYAHTPDALENVLKTINDIRTKNEQLITVVGCGGNRDKTKRPIMAKIASDLSDKAILTSDNPRNEDPEVILDEMEQGVEPHNYKKMLRITDRKQAIKTACQLAQPKDIILIAGKGHETYQEINGVRHHFDDMETVKEILEQLNK